The nucleotide window AGATGTGGGTAAACAGCCATGGCTTTTCTAGGTCTTTTTAAAGAAAACAAAGACAAAACGCTTCGAAAACACGCAGAGCGAATAGCAAATAAGCGTGCACAATCACCTGATCGGTGGGAATCCATTAAGGTTCTTTCGGCCATGAACACTCCCGAGGCTATTTCAGCCATGTTGGGTCGATTCACTTTCGTTTCCGATCCGAGTATTACCGATCAGGAAGAAAAAGATGCCGTCTTTGAGTCCGTTGTAAGTGCCAAAGAGATGGCTGTGTGACCGGTACGGAGCTTTTTAGCGCGTGCCGAGTCATTGGGCTGGCCCTTGAAGTTAATGGAGCATTTGCTCGATCAAGACGGCGTTGTTGCTGAGCTCCTAGCTTTGCTAGAAAACATGGATACGGAGTATGAACGTGATCCTCAAAGGAAAATACAAGTTTTAGCGGCCCTGGAGGAGCGCGAAGATTCCAGGATCAGTCAGACGATTGTGCGTTTTTTGGACGATGTTAATGAAACGGTTCGTTTCCATGCCGTTGGGGCTTTGTTCAACCAAGCCGAGGTTGAGGGCTGCAAGGACGCGCTTGAAAATCAGTTGATGGTTGATGAGAGCATGCGAGTGCGGGCTCGTATTCTGGATGGCTATGCAGCGCATGCCTGGCCGCTTCCTGCCGAAAAACGAAAGATCGACCTACCCACGGGTTACCGCCTGGACGCAAAGGGTATTCCTGTTCTTTCATGAGCGGCTGCTGGGATTTTCGATAAGCTAGCGTTGCTTTGGACTATTCGGAACGTGCGGCTTCAACTGGCAAGAAGAAGATCAAGCCGGCGGTGAACATGTGATTGAAATGGAAGATACGATCCTCCGAGTCAATTCGTCCGTCGGGAAAATCCCCACCGCCAAGATTACCATTTTCGTCTCGTCCGCCTTCGTCCGTTCCGGAGGTATTCCAGGAAAAGGGCAGAGCGCGCCAGCCGAGAGTGAGTCCCATAAACTCTGAAGCGTACATCGTAAGCTGAACACCAAAGGTGGGTGCAACGGCCGTTCGGCTCGCTCGTTGTCGTTGAGACTGCCTGCAAGGATCGTTTTCGTCTAATTCGACAGCTCCGCTAGCTAGACATACCGTTCCGCCGTTTTCATTGACGTTGGCTCGTTCGGTAATGCCGACAAGCGCAACACCAGCGAAGACCGAGAAATCAGTATCGAGAAAGAGCTTTTGAAACAGCGCCAGTTTGCCTCGAAGTGGAATGAAGTTTACTTCCAGTCCCGCTGCCCAGTTGATTTCACCAATTTGCTTTTTGAAGTCACCCGCATTGGGTAGAGAAAGCCTATTCCGGGAGGTGGACTGTCCACGTTTGCTTACCTGGTCCGTGAGCGCTGTGTCGATATGTACTGGCGCGAAAGCTCCCCAGAGGCCAAGGCCAATCCAGTCGGTGAACGCAAAGCCTAGCTTGCCTCCGAACATAATTGTGCGCGAGAACTCATCCTGAAGCGTAAAGCCAGCAAAAGGTTCAATCGATAAACGCGATTCCCTGAATATGCGGCAGCCCTTGCAAGCAGGCGCTCCAGCGAGTGGACCGGTAACCTGTACTTCCTGGGCAGAGGCGAAACTCGCACCTATCCCGCTAAGTAGGGTTATCAGTATAAAATTTTTAATCCAACGTGTTGTCACCCTCAACCTCTGCATGGCTTATTTGGGTAAGCGATAGTCAAAAGAAAATGGGAAAAATAAAGTAATACCTAAATGAACAGAGACATTGTTTGTCAATGTCGAGCCATCAGCCAACCACGTCCCAGGATCTCGGCGGGCCTCAGAGCTTAGCGGAACCTCTAAGTTCTCAAATTTTTCAAGATAAGCATAGTCACGTAGTTCACTAAATACTGCAAGATAGCGCGTCAAAAAGACTCGAAGGCCAATACCGACGTTGAAGGCTAGACGAAAGTTGAAATCAAAGTTTCGAAACTCCGGATCGACCACCGGAACGGGCCGCGTTCGCAAAAAGCCCAACCCGCCGACGACATAAGCGTCCCACTGGAAAATGTGATTATTGAACATCGCAAACTTTCCGTACAGCGGTACATAGGTAAAGTTGAGATGGGCTCCCAGCTGATATTCAGTGATTGGCACGCCCAAACGTGTTGAGCGTCTCACGTGGAAGTTTAGATCGGACTCGTTTTCAAGGCCTTGGTACCACATGAAGCTTGCACCTATCGCAAGCACGTTGGTCCACCAGTAGTTGAAGGCCAAAGCAAGGGCGGGATGGCTAACGTAGGGGTCATTGACGGTAAACGCTAGCGATGGAGAAAGCTCAAACCGGTTGAGACGCAAAGCATAGATCTGTTGAACGGCGTAAATTTCCTCGTCGGCTTCTTTCTTTTTTTTGCCTTTTTCACGCTCAGAATCGACGGATGAGTCTTCTGCTGCAAGCTCCCCGATGACGTCTAGTTCACCCTCGGCGCTTACGCTGGCTTCCTCGTCCGCGGAAACTTCCGTCTTAGCCTTGGCCTTAGTTTTCGCCTTAGGCGCTTCTTCTTCGACCTCATTAATGTCGAATGACATGTCTTGCCCCAATGCGGAGGCACTTGTGCCGAGCACTACAAAAAGAGCACCCAGTATGCAAAGTCTATTGGCAAGACGCCGATGTAAATCGCCCATGTAACCTAAACCGTCCGGATGTGACCCTTTTGACCGAGAGATAACCACGTATATCATGCTGACTCACTCAAATTCAACTTATTCAGCTCACTAGTGTTTGGAGTATCGTTGCTTTCAAACAAGGCGTCCACAAAAGTTGATGCTTCAAACGCTTGAAAGTCGTTGAGACCTTCGCCGATGCCTATGTAACGTATGGGAAGCTTCAGTTGATCGGCAATTGCTAAGGTAATCCCGCCTTTCGCGGTGCCATCAAGCTTGCTTAGTACAACCCCGGTTATGGGAAGTATGTCACTGAACAAACGCGCCTGTTGTAAAGCGTTTTGCCCGTTGGTGGCATCCACGACAAGCAAGATCTCCGCGAGGGGGTGCCCTGCGGCTTTTTCCGCGGACTTGGCGATCTTTCTTAGTTCTTCCATTAGATTTGCTTTGGTATGAAGCCGTCCAGCGGTATCAATGATGGCGATGTCGGTTGGCGTCGTTTTCGCGTGTTTCACTGTATCAAATGCAACTGAACCAGGGTCGGATTGCTCGCTTCCAGAGATCACCGTGCAGTTTGTGCGTTCTGCCCAGGCTTTTAATTGACCAACGGCTGCTGCGCGAAAGGTATCGGCCGCCCCGAGAACAACCGTTTTTCCCTTTTGCTTAAGATCATTTGCAATCTTAGCCACGGTAGTCGTTTTTCCGACGCCGTTTACCCCAACAATCAACCATACTTCGGGTTGCGAAGGTGATGTCCCCGGCCGCGGCGAGTGACGGGACGACTCAAAAAGCTCAATGGCAGCATGTTTCAAATACTCCAAAGGTTTTCTGGTCTTAGTGTCGTTTTCGCTGCTGTTCTCGAGCTTTTCCTTCAGTTTCGAAATGAGTTTTTCGGCGGTTGCGACGCCGACGTCTGCTCCAATTAGCGCCGTCTCCAACGAGGAGAAACTTTCTTCATCGAATCGGGATTTCTGATCAAAGAGCTTAGCGATTTTTGCAAAAAACCATCCCTACTTTTTGATAGGCCACCGCGTAGCGCAGATCGTTCTAGGTTTTCTTTTGCATGACCTAAGGTCGTCGGTTCAGAGGCTGGCGGATGTGGCGTTTTGTTCTCAGCAAGTTCTTCTTGCTTCTCGCTTTTTGGCTTGCTTGGAAGTTTAGACGTCCTAAGTTTCCAAAGCAGTGCTGCAAAGATGGTTGCAGCAAGAGCAGTGGCAGTAATGATTATCCACACCATAACGCCTGACACATACACCAACGCCGCAAGCTAGACTACCTTTGCATACGAGAGCTGGTTTAACGCATTGCCTTCCTGAGCGTTTTCTGGTCAACTTCAAAAGGAACTGTTGAAAAATGGCTCAGCGTGCCGTTCTACAGCCGTTCCTAAAACCAGGCTTTGAATGTTTTCCCTTTCCTTGCGTCTTATTAGATGTCCCGATTTCCTAAGTGGGCTATGGAAAGGAAGGTCGCTGGTGCGCGCTTGGTTATGCTTGTTACTTCTGCTTTCAGCCTGTTTTGTAGTCTGGCCAAGTGTGACGCAAGCTCAAAGTGCGCGTGCTAATTTTCTTATCAAGCGCCTAAAAACCTCGGACCATTTTCGCGTACGGGTTCAGGCTGCGCTCTCTTTGGGTGATATTCCAGCAAGCACACAGGTGCACCAAGCATTGGTCTCATCCCTTGACGATGACCATCCTGCTGTTCGGATGGCTGCCGTTGCTGCACTGGAAATGCAAAAGGATACCGATGCGCTTTCGGCTATCAGTAAACGGCTCCGTGATCGGGACCCAAAGGTTCGTAGTGCTGCAGCTCGTGCGATCTCGGTGATTGAAAAAGTACAAGAAGCGCGATCTGCGCAGAAATATTATGTCGGGGTAGGGCTGCCAGGCTCCAACGTTACCGGGCTTGCTCGCAAAGTTTTGGCAGAGATCCGAGAATTTCTCCGGGCCCGGGTGGCGGGCATGCCCGGCGTTCGTATGGTTCCTGATGATGAGAGTAAAAAGGAAGCTGCCCGAGTTTTGG belongs to Myxococcales bacterium and includes:
- a CDS encoding outer membrane beta-barrel domain-containing protein, which gives rise to MSFDINEVEEEAPKAKTKAKAKTEVSADEEASVSAEGELDVIGELAAEDSSVDSEREKGKKKKEADEEIYAVQQIYALRLNRFELSPSLAFTVNDPYVSHPALALAFNYWWTNVLAIGASFMWYQGLENESDLNFHVRRSTRLGVPITEYQLGAHLNFTYVPLYGKFAMFNNHIFQWDAYVVGGLGFLRTRPVPVVDPEFRNFDFNFRLAFNVGIGLRVFLTRYLAVFSELRDYAYLEKFENLEVPLSSEARRDPGTWLADGSTLTNNVSVHLGITLFFPFSFDYRLPK
- the ftsY gene encoding signal recognition particle-docking protein FtsY — protein: MAKLFDQKSRFDEESFSSLETALIGADVGVATAEKLISKLKEKLENSSENDTKTRKPLEYLKHAAIELFESSRHSPRPGTSPSQPEVWLIVGVNGVGKTTTVAKIANDLKQKGKTVVLGAADTFRAAAVGQLKAWAERTNCTVISGSEQSDPGSVAFDTVKHAKTTPTDIAIIDTAGRLHTKANLMEELRKIAKSAEKAAGHPLAEILLVVDATNGQNALQQARLFSDILPITGVVLSKLDGTAKGGITLAIADQLKLPIRYIGIGEGLNDFQAFEASTFVDALFESNDTPNTSELNKLNLSESA
- a CDS encoding HEAT repeat domain-containing protein, with product MRAWLCLLLLLSACFVVWPSVTQAQSARANFLIKRLKTSDHFRVRVQAALSLGDIPASTQVHQALVSSLDDDHPAVRMAAVAALEMQKDTDALSAISKRLRDRDPKVRSAAARAISVIEKVQEARSAQKYYVGVGLPGSNVTGLARKVLAEIREFLRARVAGMPGVRMVPDDESKKEAARVLADGSLTGFYVDSSVVKLEETADGLRAEVSVIISTYPGHDIRAMLNGAARVSGGDPTLMRRRAIEGAFSGALRRLPQAMKTAGGGR